The Saccharolobus shibatae B12 genomic interval TTTTAACTGGTTACTCATATTATGGTAGTTACTATATATTGGCAATTTTATCGGTTATTTTCCATCCCTTAGCTTTCCTCTATTTTCCACTTATAGGTTATGGTATCTATTATTATAAGGGACCAAAGAAATATTTATTAAATTTAATCCCCGGTTTAGCATTAGCAATCTCATTCCCTTATGGCCTAGGGTATAATCTTATCCAAAAGGCCAAGTAATTCCCTTCTTCTCTTATCAAACTCTCTCTCCACATTTTCGTCATAAACTATTCTTCCGTTTACTATAACCTTACCTACATGCTCACCTACGCTATAATAAACGATATTTGAAAGAATCCTATCCTTTTTTAACGGATATAATTTATCCTTCTTTAATAGCACTATATCAGCGATGTAACCTTCCTCTATCTTTCCACCTTTTAAATTAATAAGCTTGTATCCATTTTCTGTGGCTGCCTTGAATACATGATACGCTTTTATGCCGGCATCCCAATATGAATACCTTTGAAGTAGTACTGCATTTTTCATTTCCCTGAACATATCTAGTGAATTATTACTTGCAGCTCCGTCAGTACCTATAGTTACGTTCACTCCACTTTCTATCAACTCTTTGAATGGAAAGAAACCTGCAGTAGCAAGTTTCATATTTGAAGTTGGGCAATGGGTTGCATTGGTCACATATTGTAGTTCCCAATTAGCTACCCATCCTAAATGAACCAATTGGGCCTTCCTCACGATTCTTAATTCATTCAACAACTCCACTGGGAATTTGCCATACTTTTTCTTTATCTCATAAATCTCACTTCTAGTCTCAGACACATGGATGTGAATCCATGAGTTTGTTTCTTCTGCGAGTTGATTAGCCAATTTTAGTGTGTCTACAGATGTTGAATATATGCTATGTACGTTTACAATTGGTTTAAATAGTTCGCTTGCTTTAAGCTGTCTTTGTTTTTTATCTATCTCATGAGGATCAAACAATCTATTGAGAAACGTATAACCCGCGTAAGCTCTTATTCCGTACTTTTCTGCGATTTCCTTTACTCCTTCAGGATTAAAGTACATGTCTATGAAAGCTGTAGTTCCTTTTGATAACATTTCCATTACAGCCAATTCTGATGCTATGTTCATTTCATTTGTCTTGAAAACTTTTTCAAATTCCCACATTTTTTCTAACCATTCTGTTAATTCAGCATCATCATAGTATCCACGTAAAGCTATCATTGGGGTATGTGTGTGCGCGTTAACTAGTCCGGGTATCGCAACATATTCTGAGCAGTCAAACTCGTCTCCCTCAACTTCCCTTCCTAAATTTTTTATATATCCATCTTGGATAACTATATTAGTATTTTCAAATATTTTATCATAATTTACGATAAATCGACAATTTTTTAATGTATATCTGTTATTTCGTATCTGCATTCGTATTCACTTATTCTTCTTAATCTTCCTTTCACCTTTAATTGCGTTTTGAAAAGTGGAGCATAAGTTACAAAAGTTTCAGCTTCTCCACCCTCAAATGCAGGATTAAATCCGTATCTTCTTGCTCTCTCAATTATTTTTTCTACATCCTCTGTTGTGATTTCCTTGCCTAATAAATCAAATGGGAAGCCATAGGCGGAGGCTGATGTTATCACGAACTTAAATCCTTCTCGTACTAACCATCGCATATATTCTTCTTGTGTTTTTCTCCAAAGTGGTGTATAAGTCTTTAGTCCTATTTCCTCAGCTATAATGCTTATGTTTAACCTTTGATAATCAGAAAGTAACGCTCCACTGACTATACCAACAGCTCCTTCATTTTTAGCTTGAACTAGCGCCTTTTTGAGATCTTCTAACTCCTTATCCTTCTCCCCTGAAGTCTCGAAGGTGAGAAGTCTAAAACCCATAGCTTCAGCCTGATATCTGGTATAAATTACATTAGGGTATTGGAACATCCAAGAATCTTCTCTCTTTGGTATTAACGTTATTAAGCAGACAATCTTAAATCCCTTAAACACCGCCCAATGCAATGCATATGTACTATCCTTTCCTCCAGAATATAATACACAAATTTTCATAGGATATAAAAGGTAAAAAATGAGTTAACTTTAATACTTTACTTCAAATTAGCTACTCGTTATTTCTTTTTCTGCTCTCCACCGCTTTGTTGCTGTTGCCCGCCTTGCTCTTTCTTCTTCTTGGCCATTTTGTATCTGATAAAAATTCATATTGAAATACCTAATAAGCATTCCTAATGAAATCTTGGTAGAATATTATCGAAAAAAATTTACGCTTACTATGACATTTTCTCATAGTCATAACGTGTATCCTAATCCTCTTTTAAAGATACTATTGCAGTATACTGAAAACTTTTTATTCCTCTC includes:
- a CDS encoding amidohydrolase, translated to MQIRNNRYTLKNCRFIVNYDKIFENTNIVIQDGYIKNLGREVEGDEFDCSEYVAIPGLVNAHTHTPMIALRGYYDDAELTEWLEKMWEFEKVFKTNEMNIASELAVMEMLSKGTTAFIDMYFNPEGVKEIAEKYGIRAYAGYTFLNRLFDPHEIDKKQRQLKASELFKPIVNVHSIYSTSVDTLKLANQLAEETNSWIHIHVSETRSEIYEIKKKYGKFPVELLNELRIVRKAQLVHLGWVANWELQYVTNATHCPTSNMKLATAGFFPFKELIESGVNVTIGTDGAASNNSLDMFREMKNAVLLQRYSYWDAGIKAYHVFKAATENGYKLINLKGGKIEEGYIADIVLLKKDKLYPLKKDRILSNIVYYSVGEHVGKVIVNGRIVYDENVEREFDKRRRELLGLLDKIIP
- a CDS encoding diphthine--ammonia ligase yields the protein MKICVLYSGGKDSTYALHWAVFKGFKIVCLITLIPKREDSWMFQYPNVIYTRYQAEAMGFRLLTFETSGEKDKELEDLKKALVQAKNEGAVGIVSGALLSDYQRLNISIIAEEIGLKTYTPLWRKTQEEYMRWLVREGFKFVITSASAYGFPFDLLGKEITTEDVEKIIERARRYGFNPAFEGGEAETFVTYAPLFKTQLKVKGRLRRISEYECRYEITDIH